A portion of the Bacteroides faecium genome contains these proteins:
- a CDS encoding ABC transporter permease: MINIGQYIESAINWMMVHFATFFDAVNAGIGSFIIGFQHILFGIPFYITILVLAVAAWMKAGRGTGIFTVLGLLLIYGMGFWEATMQTLALVLSSTCLALIVGVPLGVWTANSPRADKILRPILDLMQTMPAFVYLIPAVLFFGLGAVPGVFATIIFAMPPVVRLTGLGIRQVPKNVVEASRSFGATRWQLLYKVQLPLALPTILTGVNQTIMMSLSMVVIAAMIAAGGLGEIVLKGITQMKIGLGFEGGIAVVILAIILDRITQGMAGRKSKKD, translated from the coding sequence ATGATAAATATAGGACAATATATAGAAAGTGCCATCAACTGGATGATGGTACATTTCGCCACTTTTTTTGATGCCGTGAATGCAGGTATCGGTAGTTTCATTATCGGATTTCAACACATTCTTTTCGGAATCCCTTTTTATATAACCATCCTCGTACTTGCCGTCGCAGCCTGGATGAAAGCAGGACGCGGAACAGGTATCTTCACCGTACTAGGCTTATTACTAATCTACGGTATGGGATTTTGGGAAGCAACCATGCAAACGCTGGCTCTCGTATTATCATCTACCTGCCTGGCATTGATTGTCGGTGTCCCTTTAGGAGTATGGACGGCAAACAGTCCGCGTGCGGATAAGATACTCCGCCCCATTCTTGACTTGATGCAGACTATGCCTGCCTTTGTCTATCTGATTCCTGCCGTTCTTTTCTTCGGCTTGGGGGCAGTGCCCGGAGTGTTTGCTACCATCATTTTCGCCATGCCGCCTGTGGTCCGTCTTACCGGATTAGGAATCCGGCAAGTTCCTAAAAATGTAGTGGAAGCTTCCCGCTCGTTCGGAGCTACCCGCTGGCAGTTACTTTATAAAGTACAGCTTCCTTTGGCACTACCCACTATCCTGACCGGAGTAAACCAAACGATTATGATGTCACTCTCCATGGTCGTCATCGCCGCAATGATTGCTGCCGGTGGTTTGGGAGAAATCGTATTAAAGGGTATTACCCAAATGAAAATCGGACTCGGATTTGAAGGCGGTATAGCAGTGGTCATCTTGGCTATCATCCTGGACCGTATCACACAAGGAATGGCAGGAAGAAAAAGCAAGAAGGACTAA
- a CDS encoding ATP-binding protein encodes MNDLLRKLPIGIQTFEKLRKGDYLYVDKTELVWKIAYTSTPYFLSRPRRFGKSLLLSTFEAYFEGKKELFEGLAIEKLETKWEKHPVLHLDLNAEKYDSPERLYDILSRQLTLWEIQYGKGMDENTLSGRFSGIIRRAYEQTGNSVVVLVDEYDKPLLQALGNDNLLDDYRKTLKAFYGVLKSADRYLRFVFLTGVTKFAQVSVFSDLNQLQDITLWPDYGTLCGITLQELLDTFQPEIKILAANNSISYDEAVLRMTRLYDGYHFCINSVGIFNPFSVLNVLKSKVFDNYWFQTGTPTFLVEMLQETEYDLRTLLDGIEAPSSMFSEYRVDSNNPIPLIYQSGYLTIKAYDERFRNYLLEFPNDEVRYGFIDFLVPFYTGVKNNDQGFYVGKFVNELENGDYDSFLTRLQAFFADFNYELNEQTERHYQVVFYIVFKLMGQFTDAEVRSARGRADAVVKTPKYIYVFEFKLHDTAEAALKQIEDKGYLIPYQADGREVIKIGVEFSAEKRNISRWLV; translated from the coding sequence ATGAATGACCTGCTTCGCAAACTCCCTATTGGGATACAGACTTTTGAGAAACTTCGTAAGGGTGATTATCTATATGTAGATAAGACAGAACTTGTGTGGAAAATAGCTTATACATCTACTCCTTACTTTCTGAGCCGTCCACGCCGTTTCGGTAAAAGTCTTCTCCTATCTACCTTTGAAGCCTACTTTGAAGGAAAGAAAGAACTATTCGAAGGGCTTGCCATCGAAAAGCTGGAAACGAAATGGGAAAAGCATCCTGTGCTACATCTGGATTTGAACGCAGAAAAATATGATTCCCCAGAAAGACTTTATGATATTCTTAGCCGTCAACTTACCCTATGGGAGATTCAGTATGGCAAAGGAATGGATGAAAACACTCTTTCCGGCCGCTTCTCCGGCATCATCCGCCGTGCCTACGAGCAAACAGGTAACAGCGTTGTGGTTTTGGTAGACGAATATGACAAGCCGTTACTTCAAGCCCTAGGTAATGACAACCTGCTGGATGACTATCGTAAAACTCTGAAAGCCTTTTATGGCGTATTGAAAAGCGCTGACCGCTACCTGCGTTTTGTCTTCCTCACGGGAGTGACGAAATTCGCACAAGTAAGTGTATTCAGTGACCTCAACCAGTTGCAGGACATCACCTTATGGCCCGATTACGGCACTCTTTGCGGCATCACTCTTCAAGAATTACTGGATACCTTCCAACCGGAAATAAAGATACTTGCAGCCAATAATTCCATTTCTTATGATGAAGCAGTGCTACGAATGACGCGTCTCTATGATGGCTATCATTTTTGCATCAACTCGGTAGGCATTTTCAACCCGTTCAGTGTACTGAATGTCCTGAAATCAAAAGTATTCGACAATTACTGGTTCCAGACCGGCACTCCGACTTTCCTCGTCGAGATGCTGCAAGAAACCGAATATGACCTGCGTACTTTGCTCGACGGCATCGAAGCACCGTCTTCCATGTTTTCCGAGTATCGTGTAGATTCCAATAACCCGATTCCGCTGATTTATCAAAGTGGCTATCTAACGATAAAAGCTTATGATGAACGTTTCCGCAACTACCTGCTGGAATTTCCCAACGATGAGGTGCGTTACGGTTTCATTGATTTTCTGGTACCATTCTATACCGGAGTAAAGAATAACGATCAAGGCTTTTACGTCGGAAAGTTCGTCAATGAGTTGGAAAACGGAGACTACGATTCTTTCCTCACCCGCCTGCAAGCCTTCTTTGCCGACTTCAACTACGAACTGAACGAGCAAACAGAACGCCATTACCAAGTGGTTTTCTATATTGTCTTCAAACTTATGGGACAGTTCACTGATGCGGAAGTGCGCAGCGCCCGCGGTCGCGCAGACGCCGTAGTGAAAACTCCTAAATATATCTATGTCTTCGAGTTCAAACTGCATGATACGGCAGAAGCGGCACTAAAGCAGATTGAAGATAAAGGCTACTTGATACCATATCAGGCAGACGGACGTGAAGTGATAAAAATTGGAGTAGAATTCAGTGCGGAGAAACGTAATATCAGCCGCTGGCTGGTGTGA
- a CDS encoding glycine betaine ABC transporter substrate-binding protein → MRIYKLAGIVLSALLLLASCTNSDSNKKKVKIAYANWLEGIAMSHLAKVVLEEQGYEVELQNADLAPIFVSISGKNSDVFLDTWLPITMKDYMDQYGDSIEFLGEVYGEARVGLVVPQYVTINSIDELAANKDRFSSEIVGIDAGAGIMKTTDKAISAYGLDGYTLMTSSSSTMLASLKKAMEKGEWIVITGWTPHWMFDQFDLKFLEDPKKVYGDLEEIHAVAWKGFSEKDPYAAEFFGNIKLTTEELSSFMTAMKDARMDEEDIARKWRDEHRQLVDSWIPKSKE, encoded by the coding sequence ATGAGAATATATAAATTAGCAGGAATCGTACTGTCCGCTCTGCTTTTGCTGGCTTCCTGTACGAATTCCGACTCAAATAAGAAAAAAGTAAAAATAGCCTATGCCAATTGGTTGGAAGGAATAGCCATGAGCCATTTGGCGAAAGTGGTACTGGAAGAACAAGGATACGAGGTTGAGCTACAGAATGCCGATCTTGCACCCATCTTCGTATCCATATCCGGAAAGAATTCAGATGTCTTTTTGGATACTTGGTTACCGATCACAATGAAAGATTATATGGACCAATATGGTGATAGCATCGAATTTTTAGGCGAAGTATATGGAGAAGCGCGTGTCGGACTGGTCGTACCTCAATACGTTACCATTAATTCCATTGATGAACTGGCTGCCAATAAAGACCGGTTCTCTTCTGAAATAGTCGGAATAGATGCCGGTGCAGGAATCATGAAAACCACGGATAAAGCCATCTCAGCTTACGGCCTTGACGGCTATACACTGATGACTTCAAGTAGCTCGACGATGCTTGCATCTCTGAAAAAAGCGATGGAGAAAGGCGAATGGATAGTTATTACAGGATGGACACCACACTGGATGTTCGATCAGTTTGATTTGAAATTTCTGGAAGACCCGAAGAAAGTATATGGTGACTTGGAAGAAATCCATGCCGTCGCCTGGAAAGGATTCAGTGAAAAAGATCCGTACGCAGCGGAGTTCTTTGGTAATATCAAATTAACGACAGAGGAACTCAGCTCCTTTATGACAGCTATGAAAGACGCCCGAATGGACGAAGAAGATATAGCACGCAAATGGCGGGATGAACATCGGCAGTTGGTGGATAGCTGGATACCGAAATCAAAGGAATAA
- a CDS encoding BF3164 family lipoprotein, which translates to MKKTTYLLLIYTLIIIACSGQTCAQRQAFSQEIEPFPVKKSFCAEKIRVNEIFSPDGIVIKKGNLFVTDSRNNDAMIYQYSLPRFHCIYQGGVKGGGKDEFQISPTLCKTVSDKVYIWGYTPFLIKCFMLDNNHMSLEKEIKLPISDRIVNFMNVVNDSLLIYSTFPYKLNIEKVNLNTMQITGQILIEQKQKELFFDENRGYLAANDSLIIYAYTYKKQIDFYRVSDMKLCKRLIDNTVVPYIIVNNIKETKFCQRELVAGKRYFYIRCPKKEKGCFIEVFDYSGHSVAKYELDVLLYAFDVDEENGIIYGYNGDIFEDGFLKYTIL; encoded by the coding sequence ATGAAAAAAACAACTTATTTATTACTTATTTATACTTTAATTATTATAGCATGCAGTGGACAAACTTGTGCACAAAGGCAGGCATTTTCACAGGAAATAGAACCCTTTCCAGTGAAAAAATCTTTTTGTGCGGAGAAAATAAGAGTAAATGAAATATTCTCTCCTGATGGAATAGTGATAAAAAAAGGAAATCTCTTTGTAACAGATTCAAGAAATAATGATGCTATGATATATCAATATTCACTTCCTAGATTTCATTGTATTTATCAAGGTGGAGTCAAAGGAGGAGGAAAAGATGAATTTCAAATATCTCCCACATTATGTAAAACTGTTTCTGATAAAGTTTATATTTGGGGATACACTCCATTTCTTATCAAATGTTTTATGTTGGATAATAACCACATGTCTCTTGAGAAAGAAATCAAACTGCCTATCTCTGATAGAATAGTCAATTTTATGAATGTTGTCAACGATTCTTTATTAATATATAGTACGTTTCCCTATAAACTTAATATAGAAAAAGTCAATTTGAATACCATGCAGATAACAGGACAGATTTTAATTGAACAAAAGCAGAAGGAATTATTCTTTGACGAGAATAGAGGATATTTGGCAGCTAACGACTCTCTAATAATCTATGCTTATACCTATAAAAAGCAAATAGATTTTTATCGAGTAAGCGATATGAAGCTCTGTAAGAGACTTATTGATAATACTGTAGTGCCTTATATAATAGTGAACAATATCAAAGAAACCAAATTTTGTCAGCGTGAATTAGTTGCAGGTAAGCGTTATTTCTATATAAGATGTCCCAAAAAGGAAAAAGGATGTTTTATTGAAGTATTTGATTATTCAGGACATTCTGTCGCAAAATACGAACTGGACGTTCTATTATATGCATTTGATGTGGATGAAGAGAACGGAATTATATATGGTTATAATGGTGACATATTTGAAGATGGCTTTTTGAAGTACACTATCTTGTAG
- a CDS encoding ATP-binding protein produces MESFYRTHSYLVEHTNAPVRRDLMDEIDWSDRLIGIKGTRGVGKTTFLLQYAKEKFGNDRSCLFINMNNFYFSGHSIVDFANEFQKRGGKVLLIDQVFKHPEWSKELRMCYDRFPNLKIVFTGSSVMRLKEENLELRDIAKSYNLRGFSFREFLNLQTGMKFRAYSLEEILSTHEQIAKGVLSKVRPLDYFQDYLHHGFYPFFLEKRNFSENLLKTMNMMVEVDILLLKQIELKYLSKIKKLLYLLAVDGPKAPNVSQLASDIQTSRATVMNYIKYLADARLINLVYPKGEEFPKKPSKIMMHNSNLMYSIYPVKVEEQDVLDTFFANSLWKDHKIHKGDKNYSFMVDEVMPFKICQEGAKIKNNPNVTYALHKVEIGRGNQIPLWMFGFLY; encoded by the coding sequence ATGGAATCATTCTATCGCACGCACTCCTATCTTGTTGAGCACACCAATGCCCCCGTTCGCCGCGACCTCATGGACGAGATTGACTGGAGCGACCGCCTGATTGGTATCAAAGGGACACGTGGCGTAGGAAAAACCACTTTCCTGCTCCAATATGCCAAAGAGAAATTCGGGAACGACCGCTCTTGCCTGTTCATCAATATGAACAACTTCTATTTCTCGGGACACAGCATCGTGGATTTTGCCAACGAATTTCAGAAACGCGGTGGAAAGGTATTACTGATCGACCAAGTATTCAAACACCCGGAATGGAGCAAAGAACTGCGTATGTGCTACGACCGTTTTCCCAATCTGAAGATTGTCTTTACCGGTTCGTCCGTGATGCGACTGAAAGAAGAAAACCTAGAACTGCGTGATATTGCAAAAAGCTATAACCTGCGTGGATTCTCTTTCCGTGAATTCCTGAACCTGCAAACAGGTATGAAATTCCGGGCTTACAGCCTTGAAGAGATTCTCAGCACGCACGAGCAGATAGCCAAAGGAGTACTTTCCAAAGTTCGTCCGCTGGATTATTTCCAGGATTACCTGCATCATGGGTTTTACCCGTTCTTCCTCGAAAAGCGTAACTTTTCGGAGAATCTGCTGAAAACGATGAACATGATGGTGGAAGTGGATATACTGCTCCTCAAACAAATTGAATTGAAATATCTTTCAAAGATAAAAAAATTACTATATTTGCTCGCTGTCGACGGGCCGAAGGCTCCCAATGTGAGTCAACTGGCAAGCGACATACAGACATCCCGCGCCACGGTGATGAATTATATCAAGTATTTGGCGGACGCACGACTCATTAACCTGGTTTATCCGAAAGGGGAAGAATTTCCGAAAAAGCCATCAAAGATAATGATGCACAACTCCAACCTGATGTATTCCATCTATCCGGTGAAAGTGGAAGAGCAGGATGTACTGGACACTTTCTTTGCAAATTCCTTATGGAAAGACCATAAGATACATAAAGGAGACAAGAACTACTCGTTTATGGTGGACGAAGTAATGCCGTTCAAAATTTGCCAGGAAGGAGCAAAGATAAAGAACAATCCGAATGTGACGTACGCGTTGCACAAAGTGGAGATAGGCCGGGGCAACCAGATACCTCTCTGGATGTTCGGTTTTTTATATTAA
- the nifJ gene encoding pyruvate:ferredoxin (flavodoxin) oxidoreductase, translating into MTKQKKFITCDGNQAAAHISYMFSEVAAIYPITPSSTMAEYVDEWAAAGRKNIFGETVLVQEMQSEGGAAGAVHGSLQAGALTTTYTASQGLLLMIPNMYKIAGEFLPCVFHVSARTLASHALCIFGDHQDVMSARQTGFAMLAEGSVQEVMDLAGVAHLATIKSRVPFMNFFDGFRTSHEIQKIEMLENEDLAPLVDQEALAEFRARALNPMNPVARGMAENPDHFFQHRESCNNYYEAVPAIVEEYMNEISKITGRKYGLFDYYGAEDAERVIIAMGSVTEAAREAIDHLVANGEKVGMVAVHLYRPFSAKHFLAAVPKTAKTIAVLDRTKEPGANGEPLYLDVKDCFYGAENAPVIVGGRYGLGSKDTTPAQIISVFENLAMPMPKNHFTIGIVDDVTFTSLPQKEEIALGGEGMFEAKFYGLGADGTVGANKNSVKIIGDNTDKHCQAYFSYDSKKSGGFTCSHLRFGDNPIRSTYLVNTPNFVACHVQAYLHMYDVTRGLRKNGSFLLNTIWEGDELAKNLPNKVKKYFAQNNISVYYINATQIAMEIGLGNRTNTILQSAFFRITGVIPVEQAVEQMKKFIVKSYGKKGEDVVNKNYAAVDRGGEYKTLPVDPAWANLPDDAKAENNDPAFINEVVRPINAQDGDLLPVSAFKGIEDGTWEQGTSQYEKRGVAAFVPEWNAENCIQCNKCAYVCPHASIRPFVLDAEEQKGAQFEQLKAVGKVFDGMTFRIQVDVLDCLGCGNCADICPGNPKKGGKALSMKHLESQLAEAANWEYCAKNVKTKQHLVDIKSNVKNSQFATPLFEFSGACSGCGETPYVKLISQLFGDREMVANATGCSSIYSGSVPSTPYTKNEDGHGPAWANSLFEDFCEFGLGMELANEKMRARIVKVMNEAIAADCTPADVKELFAEWINNMLDADKTKELAAKIIPVVEANKDKCNHCKQIAELQQYLVKRSQWIIGGDGASYDIGYGGLDHVIASGKDVNILVLDTEVYSNTGGQSSKATPVGAIAKFAAAGKRVRKKDLGLMATTYGYVYVAQIAMGADQAQTLKAIREAEAYPGPSLIIAYAPCINHGLKAGMGKSQEEEEKAVKCGYWHLWRYNPALEEEGKNPFMLDSKEPNWEDFQTFLKSEVRYSSVMKMYPAEAEELFQAAENNAKWRYNSYKRLAKGNWDAE; encoded by the coding sequence ATGACTAAACAGAAGAAATTCATCACTTGTGATGGTAACCAAGCTGCAGCACATATCTCGTATATGTTCTCTGAAGTAGCAGCTATCTACCCCATCACTCCTTCTTCGACTATGGCTGAGTACGTAGACGAATGGGCTGCCGCAGGACGTAAGAACATCTTCGGCGAAACAGTATTGGTACAGGAAATGCAATCTGAAGGCGGTGCTGCCGGTGCAGTACACGGTTCTCTTCAGGCTGGCGCGTTGACTACTACTTACACTGCTTCTCAGGGTCTTCTCCTGATGATCCCTAACATGTACAAAATTGCCGGTGAATTTTTGCCTTGCGTATTCCATGTATCTGCACGTACATTGGCTTCTCACGCATTGTGTATCTTCGGTGACCACCAAGACGTAATGTCTGCTCGTCAGACTGGCTTCGCTATGTTGGCTGAAGGTTCTGTACAGGAAGTTATGGATTTGGCTGGTGTTGCTCATCTGGCTACTATCAAATCTCGCGTTCCTTTCATGAACTTCTTCGACGGTTTCCGTACTTCTCACGAAATCCAGAAGATCGAAATGTTGGAAAACGAAGACCTTGCTCCGCTGGTTGATCAGGAAGCTCTTGCTGAATTCCGTGCCCGCGCACTGAACCCGATGAATCCGGTAGCTCGTGGTATGGCTGAAAACCCCGACCACTTCTTCCAACATCGTGAATCATGCAACAACTACTATGAAGCTGTTCCTGCTATCGTAGAAGAATACATGAATGAAATTTCCAAGATTACAGGTCGCAAATACGGTTTGTTCGATTACTACGGAGCAGAAGATGCAGAACGCGTGATTATCGCAATGGGTTCTGTAACGGAAGCTGCACGCGAAGCTATCGACCATTTGGTAGCCAACGGTGAAAAAGTGGGTATGGTTGCCGTACACCTGTATCGTCCGTTCTCTGCTAAACACTTCCTGGCTGCTGTACCTAAGACTGCTAAGACTATCGCAGTTCTTGACCGTACTAAAGAACCGGGTGCTAACGGTGAACCTTTGTATCTTGACGTTAAAGACTGCTTCTACGGTGCAGAAAATGCTCCGGTTATCGTTGGCGGTCGCTACGGTCTGGGTTCTAAGGACACTACTCCTGCTCAAATTATCTCTGTATTCGAAAACCTGGCTATGCCGATGCCGAAGAACCACTTCACTATCGGTATCGTAGACGACGTAACTTTCACTTCTCTTCCTCAGAAAGAAGAAATCGCTTTGGGCGGTGAAGGTATGTTCGAAGCTAAATTCTACGGTTTGGGTGCTGACGGTACGGTAGGTGCTAACAAGAACTCTGTTAAGATTATCGGTGATAACACCGACAAACACTGTCAGGCTTACTTCTCTTACGACTCTAAGAAGTCTGGTGGTTTCACTTGTTCTCACTTGCGTTTCGGTGATAATCCTATCCGTTCTACTTACTTGGTAAATACTCCGAACTTCGTTGCTTGTCACGTTCAGGCTTACCTTCACATGTACGATGTAACACGTGGTTTGCGTAAGAACGGCTCTTTCTTGCTGAACACTATCTGGGAAGGCGACGAACTGGCTAAGAACTTGCCGAACAAGGTTAAGAAATATTTCGCACAGAACAACATTTCTGTATATTATATCAACGCAACTCAGATTGCAATGGAAATTGGCTTGGGCAACCGTACCAACACTATCCTTCAATCTGCATTCTTCCGTATCACAGGCGTTATTCCTGTAGAACAGGCTGTTGAACAGATGAAGAAATTCATCGTTAAGTCTTACGGCAAGAAGGGTGAAGACGTTGTCAACAAGAACTATGCTGCCGTTGACCGTGGTGGTGAATACAAGACTTTGCCTGTTGATCCTGCTTGGGCTAACCTGCCGGACGACGCAAAAGCTGAAAACAACGACCCTGCATTCATCAACGAAGTAGTTCGCCCGATCAATGCACAAGACGGTGACTTACTGCCTGTATCTGCGTTCAAGGGTATCGAAGACGGTACTTGGGAACAAGGTACTTCTCAATACGAAAAACGTGGTGTTGCTGCATTTGTGCCCGAATGGAATGCTGAAAACTGTATCCAGTGTAACAAGTGTGCATACGTTTGTCCTCACGCTTCTATCCGTCCGTTCGTTCTCGACGCAGAAGAACAGAAGGGTGCTCAGTTCGAACAACTGAAAGCGGTAGGTAAAGTATTCGACGGTATGACATTCCGTATCCAGGTTGACGTTCTCGACTGTCTGGGTTGCGGCAACTGTGCCGACATCTGTCCGGGTAATCCGAAGAAGGGTGGCAAAGCATTGTCTATGAAGCATCTTGAAAGCCAATTGGCTGAAGCTGCTAACTGGGAATACTGCGCTAAGAACGTGAAGACTAAACAACATTTGGTTGACATCAAGTCTAACGTGAAGAACTCTCAGTTCGCTACTCCGTTGTTCGAGTTCTCAGGTGCTTGCTCAGGTTGTGGTGAAACTCCGTACGTGAAACTGATTTCTCAGTTGTTCGGTGACCGCGAAATGGTTGCTAACGCTACCGGATGTTCTTCTATCTACTCTGGTTCTGTTCCTTCTACTCCTTATACTAAGAACGAAGACGGTCATGGTCCTGCTTGGGCTAACTCATTGTTCGAGGACTTCTGCGAATTCGGTCTGGGTATGGAACTGGCTAACGAAAAGATGCGTGCACGTATCGTTAAGGTTATGAACGAAGCAATTGCTGCTGACTGCACTCCTGCTGACGTAAAAGAACTGTTCGCTGAATGGATTAACAACATGCTGGACGCTGACAAGACGAAAGAACTGGCAGCTAAGATTATCCCGGTTGTTGAAGCTAACAAAGATAAATGTAATCATTGCAAGCAAATCGCTGAACTGCAACAATATCTTGTTAAACGCAGCCAGTGGATTATCGGTGGTGACGGTGCTTCTTATGATATCGGTTACGGTGGTCTTGACCATGTAATCGCTTCTGGTAAGGACGTTAACATCCTTGTTCTTGATACTGAGGTTTACTCTAACACAGGTGGTCAGTCTTCTAAGGCTACTCCGGTGGGTGCTATCGCTAAGTTCGCTGCTGCTGGTAAGCGCGTACGTAAGAAAGATCTCGGCCTGATGGCTACTACTTACGGTTATGTATATGTTGCTCAGATTGCTATGGGTGCTGACCAAGCTCAGACTCTGAAAGCGATCCGCGAAGCAGAAGCATATCCTGGACCATCTTTGATTATCGCTTATGCTCCATGTATCAACCACGGTCTGAAAGCCGGTATGGGTAAGAGCCAGGAAGAAGAAGAAAAGGCTGTTAAGTGCGGTTACTGGCACTTGTGGCGTTACAACCCGGCTTTGGAAGAAGAAGGCAAGAATCCGTTCATGCTGGATAGCAAAGAACCGAACTGGGAAGACTTCCAAACGTTCTTGAAGAGCGAAGTTCGTTACTCTTCTGTAATGAAGATGTATCCTGCTGAAGCCGAAGAACTGTTCCAAGCTGCTGAGAACAACGCTAAATGGCGTTACAACAGCTACAAACGTCTGGCTAAAGGAAACTGGGATGCTGAATAA
- a CDS encoding glycoside hydrolase family 10 protein: MRLSIFILSLLFPFLSVAAQPKHEVRAAWLTALYGLDWPRTRALSPQSIRKQKEELVDILDKLKAANFNTVLFQTRTRGDVLYPSSIEPFNSILTGKSGGNPGYDPLAFAIEECHKRGMECHAWMVTIPLGNRKHVASLGSQSVTKRMKDICVPYKNEYFLNPGHPGTKEYLMKLVREVVSRYDIDGVHFDYLRYPENAPLFPDKYDFRRYGKGRTLEQWRRDNISEIVRYIYKGVKAMKPWVKLSASPVGKYRDTSRYPSRGWNAFFTVYQDPQGWLGEGIMDQIYPMMYFQGNNFYPFALDWQEQCNGRQVIPGLGIYFLHPDEGKWTRDEIDRQMNFIRSHKLAGEAHYRVKYLMENTQGIYDELAENFYAYPALQPPMPWLDNVPPTAPSELKITNIENGYTELKWQAATDNDERNKPMYVIYASNEYPVDTSRPENIVAQNIRDTSYIYAPILPWNTKKHFAVTAVDRFGNESVAIQEGN, from the coding sequence ATGCGCTTATCTATTTTCATTCTTTCACTTTTGTTTCCTTTCCTCTCTGTAGCTGCACAGCCCAAGCATGAGGTTCGTGCCGCCTGGCTCACGGCCTTGTATGGTCTTGACTGGCCTCGTACACGTGCGCTAAGTCCTCAAAGTATCCGCAAGCAAAAGGAAGAACTAGTGGATATTCTCGATAAGCTGAAAGCTGCCAACTTCAATACCGTCCTGTTTCAGACACGTACACGCGGGGATGTATTATATCCCTCGTCTATCGAACCTTTCAACTCTATCCTGACAGGAAAGTCCGGCGGAAATCCCGGATATGACCCGCTCGCTTTTGCCATTGAGGAATGTCATAAGCGGGGCATGGAATGTCATGCCTGGATGGTGACTATCCCGCTGGGAAACAGGAAACACGTTGCTTCTCTCGGCAGCCAGTCCGTCACCAAGCGGATGAAAGACATTTGCGTACCATATAAGAATGAATATTTTCTTAATCCGGGACATCCGGGAACCAAAGAGTATCTGATGAAACTGGTGCGGGAAGTCGTAAGCCGTTATGATATTGACGGGGTGCATTTCGATTATCTGCGCTATCCGGAGAATGCTCCTCTCTTTCCCGACAAGTACGACTTCCGCCGATATGGCAAAGGCCGTACACTGGAACAATGGCGGCGGGATAATATTTCGGAAATCGTGCGCTATATATATAAAGGTGTAAAAGCGATGAAGCCGTGGGTGAAGCTCAGTGCCAGTCCGGTAGGAAAATACCGGGATACTTCACGCTATCCTTCCCGTGGATGGAATGCTTTCTTCACTGTTTATCAAGACCCGCAAGGATGGCTTGGCGAAGGTATCATGGACCAGATATATCCGATGATGTATTTCCAAGGAAACAATTTCTATCCTTTTGCCCTCGACTGGCAGGAACAGTGCAACGGACGGCAGGTGATTCCGGGACTCGGCATTTATTTCCTTCATCCCGACGAAGGAAAATGGACACGTGACGAGATAGACCGTCAGATGAATTTTATCCGCAGTCATAAACTGGCAGGTGAAGCACACTACCGGGTGAAGTATCTTATGGAGAATACACAAGGTATTTATGATGAATTGGCCGAAAATTTCTATGCATATCCGGCTTTACAGCCACCTATGCCCTGGCTGGATAATGTTCCGCCTACGGCTCCGTCGGAGCTAAAAATAACGAATATCGAGAATGGATACACTGAATTAAAATGGCAGGCTGCTACGGATAATGACGAACGCAACAAACCGATGTATGTTATTTATGCTTCCAATGAGTATCCGGTAGACACCAGCCGACCGGAAAATATCGTAGCACAGAATATTAGGGACACAAGTTATATCTATGCCCCCATCCTGCCTTGGAATACTAAAAAGCATTTCGCTGTTACGGCCGTAGACCGTTTCGGAAATGAAAGCGTAGCGATACAAGAGGGAAACTAG
- a CDS encoding NVEALA domain-containing protein produces MKKKNYGLAALIIAVACYGVHVTYNSKYELTQLTLLNVEALAYDEFTGRFKQCYIFTSTTLLPDEPAFYVTSCSNCHTVKSTTSIGTSNCAGSFPGLPGW; encoded by the coding sequence ATGAAAAAAAAAAATTATGGCTTAGCTGCTTTGATTATAGCAGTTGCTTGTTATGGCGTCCATGTGACGTATAATTCAAAATATGAATTAACTCAGTTAACACTTCTTAATGTGGAGGCTTTGGCATATGATGAGTTCACCGGAAGGTTCAAACAGTGTTACATTTTTACTAGTACAACATTACTACCAGACGAACCCGCATTCTATGTTACATCGTGCAGTAACTGCCATACAGTAAAATCCACTACGAGTATTGGTACTTCTAATTGTGCGGGTTCTTTTCCTGGTCTACCGGGATGGTAA